From the Salinimicrobium tongyeongense genome, one window contains:
- a CDS encoding type II toxin-antitoxin system RelE/ParE family toxin — MEFHLEIKEEAALEIAKVYLYYQEKRYGFGEEFLDHLNIYFNRIASHPEHFPQKRKPYREAFLKRFPFLVVYEIIEDRIIVYSVFNTWQDPRKKRK, encoded by the coding sequence ATGGAGTTTCATTTAGAAATAAAAGAAGAAGCAGCACTTGAAATAGCGAAAGTTTATCTGTACTATCAGGAAAAACGATATGGCTTTGGGGAAGAATTTTTAGATCATTTAAATATTTATTTCAATAGAATTGCTTCTCACCCTGAACATTTTCCGCAGAAAAGAAAGCCCTATAGGGAAGCTTTCCTGAAACGATTTCCATTTTTGGTTGTTTACGAAATTATTGAGGACAGGATAATTGTATATTCTGTTTTTAATACCTGGCAGGATCCCAGAAAAAAGAGGAAATAA
- the typA gene encoding translational GTPase TypA has translation MTAIKNIAIIAHVDHGKTTLVDKIMYHCRLFRENENTGDLILDNNDLERERGITITSKNVSVVYKDTKINIIDTPGHADFGGEVERVLNMADGVLLLVDAFEGPMPQTRFVLQKAIDLGLKPCVVINKVDKENCTPEEVHEKVFDLMFELGAEEWQLDFPSVYGSAKNNWMSDDWKNPTDSIEPLLDMVIEHVPSPKIEAGSPQMLITSLDFSSFTGRIAIGRLQRGILKEGMPVALVKRDGSVKKTRIKELHTFEGLGRRKVEEVQAGDICALVGLEGFEIGDTVADFENPEGLKTIAIDEPTMSMLFTINDSPFFGKDGKFVTSRHIKERLMKELEKNLALRVEETDSADKFMVFGRGVLHLSVLIETMRREGYELQIGQPQVIIKEIDGVKCEPVEELTIDLPEEVSGKAVEMVTMRKGEMLSMEGKGERMTIQFQIPSRGIIGLRNQLLTATAGEAIMAHRYKEYQPLKGGIPERQNGSLVSMETGKAIPYSIDKLQDRGKFFVDPGEDIYEGQVIGENSRQDDLVVNITKTKKLSNVRSSGADDKAKIVPAIKFSLEEALEYIQKDEYVEVTPKHLRLRKIYLTENDRKRNKIV, from the coding sequence ATGACAGCTATCAAGAATATCGCGATCATCGCACACGTTGACCATGGAAAAACTACATTGGTGGACAAAATTATGTACCACTGCAGACTTTTCAGGGAAAACGAAAACACCGGAGATCTTATCCTGGACAACAATGACCTTGAAAGGGAGCGGGGCATCACTATTACTTCCAAAAACGTATCTGTAGTTTACAAGGATACAAAGATCAATATCATCGATACTCCCGGTCACGCCGACTTTGGGGGAGAGGTTGAAAGGGTATTGAACATGGCCGATGGGGTGCTGCTTTTGGTTGATGCCTTTGAAGGCCCTATGCCGCAAACCCGTTTTGTGCTTCAAAAAGCCATTGACCTTGGTTTAAAGCCATGTGTGGTAATTAATAAAGTTGATAAGGAAAACTGTACGCCCGAAGAAGTGCATGAAAAGGTATTTGATCTCATGTTTGAACTGGGTGCCGAAGAATGGCAGCTTGATTTTCCTTCAGTGTATGGCTCTGCCAAGAATAACTGGATGAGCGACGACTGGAAGAACCCAACCGATAGCATTGAACCGCTTTTGGATATGGTTATTGAACATGTCCCGTCTCCAAAAATAGAAGCCGGTTCTCCGCAAATGTTGATCACTTCTCTTGACTTTTCTTCCTTTACCGGAAGGATCGCCATTGGCCGTCTTCAACGCGGAATTTTAAAAGAAGGTATGCCTGTTGCTTTGGTAAAAAGGGATGGGAGCGTCAAAAAGACAAGGATTAAAGAATTGCACACTTTTGAAGGCCTTGGCCGTAGAAAAGTGGAAGAGGTGCAGGCAGGAGATATTTGTGCTTTGGTAGGTCTTGAAGGATTTGAAATTGGTGACACTGTAGCCGATTTTGAAAATCCTGAAGGGCTAAAAACCATCGCTATTGATGAGCCAACAATGAGTATGCTCTTCACCATTAACGATTCCCCTTTCTTCGGAAAAGACGGAAAGTTTGTGACCTCAAGACATATTAAGGAGCGCCTTATGAAGGAGCTTGAAAAGAACCTTGCCCTTAGGGTAGAGGAGACCGATAGTGCCGATAAATTCATGGTTTTTGGCCGTGGTGTTCTTCACTTATCGGTGCTTATCGAGACCATGCGCCGCGAAGGTTACGAACTTCAAATTGGGCAGCCGCAGGTGATCATCAAAGAAATTGATGGTGTGAAATGCGAGCCAGTTGAAGAGCTGACCATAGATCTTCCTGAAGAAGTTTCGGGAAAAGCAGTAGAGATGGTGACCATGAGAAAAGGGGAAATGTTGAGCATGGAAGGAAAAGGGGAAAGGATGACCATCCAGTTCCAGATCCCTTCCCGTGGAATCATTGGGCTAAGAAACCAGTTACTTACTGCTACGGCGGGAGAAGCCATTATGGCACACCGCTACAAGGAATATCAGCCGCTAAAAGGAGGAATTCCCGAGAGACAGAATGGTTCGTTGGTTTCTATGGAAACCGGGAAAGCCATTCCTTACTCTATAGATAAACTTCAGGACAGAGGGAAGTTCTTTGTTGATCCGGGAGAAGACATCTATGAAGGGCAGGTAATTGGAGAGAACTCTCGCCAGGATGACCTGGTAGTGAACATCACCAAGACTAAAAAGCTTTCAAACGTACGCTCTTCGGGAGCCGATGATAAGGCGAAGATCGTTCCGGCAATAAAATTCTCTCTGGAAGAGGCTTTGGAATATATCCAGAAAGACGAATATGTTGAGGTAACTCCAAAGCACCTGCGCCTTAGAAAGATCTACCTTACCGAAAATGATCGAAAAAGGAATAAGATCGTTTAA
- a CDS encoding amidohydrolase — MIKKILFLILCFGMFLGCDDAGKEEADLLVVNANIYTVNEEFSTAEAFVVKDGKFLAVGTSAEMQEKYKASEVVDAQGKTILPGLIDAHAHFYGLGSTMQAVNLTGTTSFEEVVARITEFQQEKNSDFIVGRGWDQNDWEVQEFPVKDTLDLLFPDTPVAITRIDGHALLANQAALDAANISVDTPAEGGEIEKKDGKLTGILIDNPMALVENAVPVASVKDQTEALLDAQKEVFQYGLTTVNDAGLDRATIELIDSLQQAGELDVRIYAMISNTKENLDYYLDREPLKTPRLNVRSVKFYADGALGSRGAALKEPYSDKHNHYGALLSSVADFKKTAGRIANSTYQMNTHAIGDSANVVVLKTYDSLLSNTRDRRWKVEHSQIIAPEDFKYFSKNIIPSVQPTHATSDMYWAGERLGEEREKGAYAYKKLLEEAGIIALGTDFPVEQVSPFLTFYAAVARKDTKNYPEGGYMPQQALSREEALRGMTIWAAYSNFEEEEKGSIEPGKYADFVILDRDIMKVSEEQIPDMKASATYLNGKKVYGN, encoded by the coding sequence ATGATCAAAAAAATATTATTTCTTATACTTTGCTTCGGAATGTTCCTTGGTTGTGATGATGCCGGGAAGGAAGAGGCCGATCTTCTGGTGGTCAACGCCAATATCTACACGGTAAACGAAGAGTTTTCTACCGCAGAAGCCTTTGTAGTTAAAGACGGAAAGTTCCTTGCTGTTGGTACTTCTGCCGAAATGCAGGAGAAATACAAAGCTTCCGAAGTAGTAGATGCTCAGGGAAAGACCATCCTGCCCGGGTTAATTGATGCACACGCCCATTTCTACGGCCTTGGCAGTACAATGCAGGCTGTGAACCTTACCGGAACTACCAGTTTTGAAGAAGTAGTGGCAAGAATAACGGAATTTCAGCAGGAAAAAAATTCCGATTTTATTGTAGGCCGCGGCTGGGATCAGAACGACTGGGAAGTTCAGGAATTTCCCGTAAAAGATACTCTCGATCTTTTGTTTCCCGATACTCCTGTTGCCATCACACGAATTGATGGCCATGCCTTACTTGCCAACCAGGCGGCTCTAGACGCCGCGAATATTAGCGTAGATACTCCTGCCGAAGGCGGGGAGATCGAGAAAAAAGACGGTAAGCTTACCGGGATCCTTATCGATAATCCTATGGCATTGGTAGAAAACGCTGTGCCCGTAGCCAGTGTTAAAGATCAAACCGAAGCTTTACTGGATGCTCAAAAAGAGGTTTTTCAGTACGGTTTAACGACAGTTAATGATGCAGGATTAGATCGTGCTACCATAGAACTGATTGATAGCCTTCAGCAGGCCGGGGAACTTGATGTGCGCATCTATGCGATGATAAGCAACACCAAAGAGAACCTGGATTATTACCTTGACAGGGAGCCTTTAAAAACTCCCCGGTTAAATGTGCGATCGGTAAAATTCTATGCCGATGGTGCCCTGGGGTCCCGAGGAGCTGCACTAAAGGAACCATATTCCGACAAGCACAACCATTACGGAGCTCTGCTTTCTTCAGTAGCCGATTTCAAAAAGACCGCCGGCCGAATCGCAAATTCGACTTATCAAATGAACACGCATGCCATTGGCGATTCGGCTAATGTCGTGGTGCTAAAGACTTATGATTCCCTGCTTTCAAACACCCGAGATCGCCGTTGGAAAGTAGAACATTCGCAAATCATCGCTCCCGAAGATTTTAAATATTTCAGTAAAAATATCATTCCTTCAGTTCAGCCTACCCATGCTACTAGTGACATGTACTGGGCAGGGGAAAGGCTGGGCGAAGAGCGGGAAAAAGGTGCTTATGCCTATAAAAAACTGCTTGAAGAAGCCGGAATAATCGCCTTGGGAACCGATTTTCCCGTGGAGCAGGTAAGCCCGTTCCTTACCTTTTATGCCGCAGTGGCACGAAAGGATACCAAAAATTATCCTGAAGGAGGCTACATGCCCCAGCAGGCCCTTTCGCGGGAAGAAGCTTTGCGGGGCATGACCATTTGGGCAGCTTACAGCAATTTTGAAGAAGAGGAAAAAGGATCTATCGAGCCTGGAAAGTACGCCGATTTTGTCATTTTAGACAGGGATATCATGAAGGTTTCTGAAGAACAGATCCCAGATATGAAAGCTAGTGCAACTTACCTTAACGGGAAAAAAGTGTACGGTAACTAA
- a CDS encoding TonB-dependent receptor, which yields MKIKSLGVFIMFLVFTGFSYAQDLGSEMVEVVKPYTPTVSDAFKIKETPKISDSVNLQKRPVQYSIFSVPVASTFTPAKGRATTVERQRPPKLYDNYITLGFGTYTSALAEFYSNIEVTRSDNFGVFLIHNSAQGGIDGVELDDHYYDTELNLNYSSRKRNLVWNTDFGVEHRLFNWYGVASDEVSQEVINNLDPQHNYYSVYAGGEINWEKSFFDRAEAKYRYFGDDFESVEHRLTFKPTLEIPIGGELFHTNIIFDYLKGSFAPYYEEGEDLNYSYMNLGLASGLVILRDDLTLNLGAAIYYSYDSENSDSGIYVYPQVTASYRAAGDYFIAYAGLEGELRQNSYYQFTKENPFLSPAVNIAPTDQQYNAYVGAKGKLSSNMGYNTRLKYMVEDYKPLFRSNPVEVTEQVQPVYAYGNSFGIVYDHVSTISVFGELDFDVNSAFNLRVNGEFFVYDTSDEEEAWNLPAFRANLIGDYQITEKWFAGANIYFVGERKDFGIYQTSDVINSVRTEIVNLDNYFDLNLNVGYRFNDKLSIFARGHNLLGDNYERWVDYPVLGMQVMAGATYKFDFGR from the coding sequence ATGAAAATTAAATCGTTAGGTGTTTTTATCATGTTTCTGGTTTTCACCGGCTTCTCGTATGCCCAGGATCTTGGGAGCGAGATGGTAGAAGTGGTAAAACCCTATACCCCCACAGTTAGTGACGCTTTTAAGATAAAAGAGACGCCAAAGATCTCAGATTCTGTAAACCTGCAGAAGAGGCCTGTACAGTACAGCATTTTTTCAGTGCCTGTGGCTTCTACTTTTACACCTGCAAAAGGCAGGGCAACAACGGTAGAACGTCAGCGCCCGCCCAAGTTGTACGACAATTACATCACCCTTGGCTTTGGAACCTATACCAGTGCCCTCGCAGAATTTTACAGCAATATCGAAGTTACCCGCAGCGATAATTTTGGGGTTTTTCTAATCCATAATTCGGCACAGGGAGGGATTGACGGTGTAGAACTCGATGACCACTACTACGATACCGAACTAAATCTTAACTATTCTTCCCGAAAGAGAAACCTTGTCTGGAACACAGATTTTGGTGTGGAGCACAGGTTGTTCAACTGGTATGGAGTTGCCAGCGATGAAGTGAGCCAGGAGGTTATAAATAATCTCGACCCTCAACACAACTATTACAGCGTATATGCCGGCGGGGAAATTAACTGGGAAAAGTCCTTTTTTGACAGGGCAGAGGCTAAGTACAGGTATTTTGGAGACGATTTTGAATCTGTCGAGCACCGCCTTACTTTTAAGCCTACTCTTGAAATTCCTATTGGGGGAGAGTTGTTCCATACCAATATTATTTTTGATTACCTCAAGGGGTCTTTTGCTCCCTATTATGAAGAAGGCGAAGATCTCAATTACAGCTACATGAACTTAGGTTTGGCGTCTGGCCTTGTTATTTTACGCGATGACCTTACTCTTAACCTTGGTGCGGCAATTTACTACAGCTATGATTCAGAGAACAGTGACAGCGGAATTTACGTCTATCCTCAGGTAACGGCCAGCTACCGTGCTGCGGGCGATTATTTTATCGCCTATGCAGGGCTGGAAGGCGAGTTGCGACAAAATTCTTATTACCAATTTACCAAAGAGAACCCTTTTCTGTCACCCGCAGTGAACATAGCCCCTACAGACCAGCAGTACAATGCATATGTTGGTGCCAAAGGGAAATTGTCATCTAATATGGGGTACAATACCCGGCTTAAATATATGGTTGAAGATTATAAACCCCTTTTCAGGTCTAACCCTGTAGAAGTGACAGAGCAGGTGCAACCCGTATATGCTTATGGGAATTCCTTCGGAATTGTGTATGATCACGTGAGTACTATCTCTGTATTTGGGGAGCTTGATTTTGATGTTAACAGCGCCTTCAATTTGAGGGTCAACGGAGAGTTTTTCGTTTATGATACCAGTGATGAGGAGGAAGCCTGGAACCTGCCGGCCTTTAGAGCCAATTTAATTGGGGATTACCAGATCACCGAAAAGTGGTTTGCCGGGGCAAATATTTACTTTGTGGGCGAGCGTAAAGATTTTGGCATATACCAGACCAGTGATGTAATCAATTCGGTAAGAACAGAAATAGTGAACCTGGATAATTACTTTGACCTGAACCTGAATGTTGGGTACAGGTTTAACGACAAACTTTCCATCTTTGCCAGGGGGCACAACCTTTTGGGAGATAACTACGAGAGATGGGTAGATTATCCTGTCCTCGGAATGCAGGTAATGGCAGGTGCTACTTACAAATTTGACTTCGGAAGATAA
- a CDS encoding uroporphyrinogen decarboxylase: MEILGISYIEWVGYLASFFLLLSFLMRNITTLRYINSLGCLFFVAYGILLNSWPLIITNGAIVLINIYYLFIKPKES; encoded by the coding sequence ATGGAAATATTAGGAATATCATATATTGAATGGGTTGGGTATCTGGCATCTTTCTTCCTGCTGTTGTCCTTCCTCATGAGAAATATAACCACCCTTAGGTACATCAACAGCCTTGGATGTTTGTTCTTCGTTGCCTACGGAATTTTACTGAATTCCTGGCCGCTTATTATAACTAATGGTGCTATTGTTCTTATTAACATCTATTATCTTTTTATTAAACCGAAGGAAAGTTAG
- a CDS encoding tetratricopeptide repeat protein produces MKHCKICLFVVFVFFSVSGFSQQSAIQTNALADYNRALELYNNGQYLAAQTLFDEVQDEVEDERVKANAAYYIANAAIRLNHPGADALMEDFVQRYPTSTKTNAAYLDVADYYFETGKYSLARKWYDTVDQRNLSKAEKERFNFNNGYAYFRANQYDEARDYLNRVKESRKYGSQAKYYLGFMAYEGDDYEQANALFEEVEDTERYEEDLSYFQADMNFKQGNFEKAIELGLEQLPRADRRDRSELNKIIGESYFNLGQYDKAIPYLKEYQGERGKWNNTDYYQLGYAYFQQGDYESAISEFNKIIDGKNAVAQNAYYHLAQSYLKTDKKQQALNAFKNASEMDFNAEIKADAALNYAKLSYEIGNSYASTPQVLMNYLEAYPNSPARDEINELLINSFITSKNYEEAMRLLKGNRNFQNNVVYQQVAFYRGLELYKEGNYREAEEYFDLALSERRDPRFTALATFWKAESDFNLRNFQDALVGYREFAGMSGAQGASEKENLDYNIGYAYFKQRDYDRAIEYFKRYANNTAHDRARRNDAFVRLGDSYFVNSTYWPAMEAYNSAIALNGSENDYAAFQKAISYGFVQRNETKVEALNEFLRKYPRSSYRDDAAYELGNTYVAMQNTSQGMQAYDRLIRDVPGSAFVPQALLKQGLIYYNNDQSAQALEKMKKVVANYPNSPEAIQAVSTARLIYVDMGRTDEYANWVKDLDFVEVTDVDLDNTTFESAEKQYQNNNISAAITALEKYLNSFPNGIHAVQANFYLGQLHFREGNKQKSIPYYKYVVQRSASEYLEQSLARLSEIYLENRNYSEAIPLLKRLEAEASFAQNTIFAQSNLMKSYLEEGSYSEAVAYAEKVLSNPDAETDAKNDAQVIIARAAMRTGNEDRAKRAYAEVQKSATGELAAEALYYDAYFKNKAGNYQASNDVVQRLARDYSGYKLYGAKGLVLMARNFYALGDAYQATYILDNVINNFAQFPEVVKEARQELARIKAEEAKTNASVETNN; encoded by the coding sequence ATGAAACATTGCAAAATCTGCCTTTTTGTTGTTTTTGTTTTCTTTTCAGTTTCCGGTTTTTCTCAACAATCTGCCATTCAAACAAATGCTCTGGCCGATTATAACCGTGCGCTGGAATTATACAACAACGGGCAATACCTTGCCGCACAAACCCTATTTGATGAAGTACAGGATGAAGTGGAAGATGAAAGGGTTAAAGCCAATGCCGCTTATTATATCGCCAATGCCGCGATTCGCCTGAACCATCCTGGGGCCGATGCGCTCATGGAAGATTTTGTGCAGCGATATCCTACCAGCACCAAAACAAATGCTGCCTACCTCGATGTTGCCGATTACTATTTTGAAACAGGAAAATATTCTCTTGCCCGCAAGTGGTACGACACTGTAGACCAGAGAAACCTGAGCAAAGCCGAAAAAGAACGATTTAACTTCAATAACGGCTACGCCTATTTTAGGGCCAACCAGTATGATGAGGCCAGAGATTACCTGAACAGGGTTAAAGAATCGAGGAAATACGGAAGTCAGGCAAAATATTACCTGGGCTTCATGGCTTATGAAGGTGATGATTATGAGCAGGCAAATGCCCTTTTTGAAGAGGTGGAAGATACCGAACGCTATGAAGAAGACCTGTCTTACTTTCAGGCCGATATGAATTTTAAGCAGGGGAATTTTGAAAAGGCCATTGAGCTTGGGCTGGAACAATTGCCCCGCGCCGACCGCCGCGACAGGTCTGAACTCAATAAGATCATAGGGGAGAGCTACTTCAACCTGGGGCAGTATGATAAAGCTATTCCTTATTTAAAGGAGTACCAGGGCGAAAGAGGTAAGTGGAATAATACCGATTACTATCAGTTGGGTTACGCTTATTTTCAGCAGGGAGATTATGAATCTGCCATTTCCGAATTCAACAAGATCATAGATGGGAAAAATGCCGTTGCGCAAAATGCTTACTATCATCTGGCCCAGTCTTATTTAAAGACCGATAAAAAACAACAGGCCCTCAATGCATTTAAAAATGCAAGTGAGATGGATTTCAATGCCGAAATAAAAGCCGACGCTGCCCTTAATTATGCCAAATTAAGCTATGAGATTGGAAACAGCTATGCCAGCACACCGCAGGTTTTGATGAATTACCTGGAGGCCTACCCTAATTCGCCGGCCAGAGATGAGATCAATGAACTGCTTATCAATTCTTTCATTACCTCAAAAAATTACGAGGAAGCGATGCGCTTGCTTAAAGGGAATCGCAATTTCCAGAATAACGTGGTCTACCAGCAGGTGGCTTTCTACCGCGGACTCGAATTATACAAAGAAGGAAATTACCGGGAAGCCGAAGAGTATTTTGACCTGGCTCTAAGTGAAAGACGCGACCCGCGATTTACTGCTCTGGCCACTTTCTGGAAAGCCGAAAGTGATTTCAACCTTCGCAACTTCCAGGATGCACTTGTAGGTTACCGCGAATTTGCGGGCATGAGCGGGGCGCAGGGAGCTTCAGAAAAGGAGAATTTAGATTATAATATTGGTTATGCTTATTTTAAGCAACGCGATTACGATCGTGCGATAGAATATTTTAAGCGTTACGCCAACAATACAGCCCATGACAGGGCAAGAAGGAATGACGCTTTTGTGCGTTTGGGAGACAGCTACTTTGTAAACAGCACTTACTGGCCGGCTATGGAGGCCTATAATTCGGCCATTGCTTTAAACGGAAGCGAGAATGATTACGCCGCTTTTCAAAAGGCCATCAGCTACGGTTTTGTTCAGAGAAATGAGACCAAAGTGGAGGCGTTGAACGAGTTTCTTCGGAAGTATCCGCGTTCCTCTTATCGTGACGATGCTGCTTACGAGCTGGGGAATACGTATGTTGCCATGCAGAATACCAGCCAGGGAATGCAGGCTTATGACAGGCTTATTAGGGATGTTCCCGGGAGTGCTTTTGTTCCGCAGGCTTTACTGAAGCAGGGTTTGATCTATTACAACAATGACCAGTCGGCACAGGCTTTGGAGAAAATGAAAAAAGTGGTGGCCAATTATCCTAATTCGCCTGAAGCAATTCAGGCGGTAAGTACTGCGCGTCTTATCTATGTGGATATGGGCAGGACCGATGAATACGCCAACTGGGTGAAAGACCTCGATTTTGTTGAAGTGACCGATGTAGACCTTGACAATACCACCTTTGAGTCGGCTGAGAAGCAGTATCAGAACAATAATATTTCCGCAGCCATTACAGCTCTTGAGAAATATCTCAATTCTTTCCCTAACGGAATTCATGCCGTGCAGGCGAATTTCTACCTGGGGCAGCTACATTTCCGTGAAGGAAATAAGCAGAAGAGTATTCCGTATTACAAGTACGTGGTTCAGAGATCGGCTTCAGAATATCTTGAGCAGTCATTGGCAAGGCTTTCTGAAATCTATTTGGAGAACAGGAATTATTCCGAAGCAATACCGCTGTTAAAGCGATTGGAGGCTGAGGCATCCTTTGCTCAAAACACCATTTTTGCCCAGTCTAACCTGATGAAGTCTTACCTGGAAGAAGGCAGTTACAGCGAAGCAGTAGCCTATGCCGAAAAGGTATTGTCAAATCCTGATGCCGAGACCGATGCAAAGAATGATGCGCAGGTAATCATAGCCCGTGCGGCCATGCGCACAGGAAATGAGGATCGTGCCAAACGCGCTTATGCCGAGGTACAGAAATCGGCCACCGGGGAACTGGCTGCCGAAGCGCTCTATTATGATGCTTATTTTAAAAATAAAGCAGGAAACTATCAGGCTTCTAATGACGTGGTTCAAAGGCTGGCCAGAGATTATTCGGGTTATAAATTATATGGGGCTAAGGGGCTGGTGCTCATGGCCAGGAACTTTTACGCCCTGGGTGATGCTTACCAGGCAACCTATATCCTGGATAACGTGATCAACAATTTCGCGCAGTTCCCCGAAGTGGTAAAAGAGGCCAGACAGGAACTTGCCCGTATTAAAGCAGAGGAGGCTAAAACAAATGCTTCTGTAGAAACCAACAATTAA
- a CDS encoding class I SAM-dependent methyltransferase, whose protein sequence is MNKPKNTPDIFGKAFIAYFENGDNTDIVVHSPDFDDDVIPVPYLFRKYKEMPRLEQKALQLCRGKVLDVGCGAGSHALYLQQERKLAVTAIDTSGGAIEVCRKRGISDARNIAFEDLSEEKYDTILLLMNGTGIVGKMKFLDAFFEQLKKLLSEKGQVLIDSSDLIYLFDADEDGGVWVDSSQGYYGELTYRLSYKAETSSSFDWLYLDFESLSLAAGKNSFKCEKIFEGEHYDYLARLTVK, encoded by the coding sequence GTGAACAAGCCAAAAAATACGCCCGATATCTTCGGAAAAGCATTTATCGCCTACTTCGAAAATGGAGATAATACCGATATTGTTGTGCATTCGCCCGACTTTGATGATGATGTGATCCCCGTGCCTTATCTCTTTCGAAAGTATAAGGAAATGCCCAGACTGGAACAAAAAGCCCTGCAATTGTGCCGCGGCAAGGTGCTGGATGTGGGTTGTGGGGCCGGCAGCCATGCACTATACCTTCAGCAGGAGCGCAAACTTGCTGTGACGGCCATAGATACTTCGGGCGGAGCTATAGAAGTATGTCGCAAACGCGGAATTTCGGATGCCAGAAATATTGCTTTTGAAGATCTTTCCGAAGAAAAATACGACACAATTTTACTGCTGATGAATGGAACTGGAATCGTGGGAAAAATGAAGTTCCTGGATGCATTTTTTGAGCAGCTAAAAAAGCTTCTTTCTGAAAAGGGACAGGTGCTGATAGATTCTTCAGATTTGATCTACCTGTTTGATGCCGATGAAGACGGGGGCGTGTGGGTAGATTCTTCACAGGGATATTACGGCGAACTAACTTACCGGTTAAGCTATAAGGCAGAAACCTCCAGTAGTTTTGACTGGTTGTATCTTGATTTTGAATCCTTATCTTTAGCAGCTGGAAAAAACAGCTTTAAGTGCGAAAAAATATTTGAAGGCGAACATTATGATTATCTCGCAAGGCTTACTGTAAAATGA
- a CDS encoding cell division ATP-binding protein FtsE, producing the protein MSNTVLYLKDAAIYQRETLILSEVNIEIEKGEFVYLIGKTGTGKSSFMKTLYGDLPLTEGEGNIVDYDLRTLREKDIPFLRRKLGVVFQDFKLLNDRNVNDNLLFVLKATGWKDKAAMDAKIEEVLKKVGMGTKGFKNPYQLSGGEQQRIAIARALLNDPELILADEPTGNLDPQTSVEVMEVLQQISKNGKTILMATHDYALLLKYPSKTLKCDGQKVFEVVQKTV; encoded by the coding sequence ATGTCAAATACTGTTCTGTATCTAAAAGACGCTGCCATCTATCAACGGGAGACCCTTATTCTTTCTGAAGTCAACATCGAGATTGAAAAAGGGGAATTTGTTTACCTTATTGGTAAGACCGGCACAGGAAAAAGTAGCTTCATGAAAACCCTGTATGGCGACCTGCCCCTTACCGAAGGGGAAGGAAACATTGTAGATTACGACCTGCGTACCCTGCGCGAAAAAGATATCCCCTTTCTCCGAAGAAAACTCGGAGTAGTGTTCCAGGATTTTAAGCTGCTGAATGACCGCAATGTGAATGACAATTTACTTTTTGTGCTCAAAGCTACTGGCTGGAAAGACAAAGCCGCCATGGATGCGAAAATTGAGGAAGTGCTCAAAAAGGTGGGAATGGGCACCAAAGGTTTTAAAAACCCCTACCAGTTATCGGGTGGGGAGCAGCAACGCATCGCCATTGCCCGTGCCCTCCTCAATGATCCCGAACTCATCCTGGCCGATGAGCCTACCGGAAACCTCGACCCACAAACTTCTGTGGAAGTCATGGAAGTACTGCAACAAATCTCCAAAAACGGGAAGACCATTCTCATGGCCACCCATGATTACGCCCTCCTGCTGAAGTACCCTTCAAAAACCCTGAAATGCGACGGACAAAAAGTATTCGAGGTGGTTCAAAAAACTGTATAA